One genomic window of Helicobacter canis includes the following:
- a CDS encoding sigma-54 dependent transcriptional regulator: MKIAIVEDDINMRKSLELFFAEHKDLRVVTFRSPKDALKELDSSYQLVITDLNMPHMNGLEFLKQLNNRYEMIVITGNATLHSAIDSIRLGVKDFFQKPFEPELLLEAIYRSKKVLEFQQTHTKTTSKASATINRQSPFVATSKSLESIQAQVLKAAPTDSSILLMGASGVGKEVFARFIHENSTRSKKPFIAINMAAIPEHLLESELFGYEKGAFTDAIATKQGLFELADGGTLFLDEIGEMPIMLQAKLLRAIQEKEATRLGGSKPISFDVRFISATNADLEQKIAQKAFREDLFYRLQTIPVQIPPLKERQEEILPIAQWKLDLVLAQYNLPPKTFTKEATQALLEYEWHGNIRELLSVVERAAILSDEAITPKDLFLDSRKARDEREPSKIEALEKQLLEEVLHDSHNDIAKASKILGMSEEILQYKLAKYDIRNPK; the protein is encoded by the coding sequence ATGAAAATCGCAATCGTAGAAGATGACATCAATATGCGAAAAAGCCTAGAGCTGTTTTTCGCCGAGCATAAGGACTTGCGTGTAGTAACTTTCCGCAGCCCCAAAGACGCGCTAAAAGAGCTGGATTCTAGCTATCAGCTTGTGATCACGGATTTAAATATGCCACATATGAATGGGCTAGAGTTTTTAAAGCAGCTTAATAATCGCTATGAAATGATTGTCATCACCGGCAATGCCACGCTGCATTCTGCGATCGATTCTATACGGCTAGGGGTGAAAGACTTTTTCCAAAAGCCCTTTGAGCCAGAGCTTTTGCTTGAGGCAATCTATCGCAGTAAAAAGGTGCTAGAGTTTCAGCAAACCCACACCAAAACCACCTCCAAAGCAAGTGCTACAATCAACCGCCAAAGCCCCTTTGTCGCCACAAGCAAATCACTAGAATCCATACAAGCCCAAGTGCTAAAAGCCGCGCCCACGGATTCTAGTATCTTGCTTATGGGGGCTTCAGGTGTAGGCAAGGAAGTCTTCGCACGCTTTATCCACGAGAACTCCACTAGGAGCAAAAAGCCCTTTATCGCTATCAATATGGCAGCAATCCCCGAGCATTTACTAGAATCCGAGCTTTTTGGCTATGAGAAAGGCGCATTTACTGATGCCATAGCGACAAAGCAGGGGCTATTTGAGCTAGCAGATGGCGGGACACTCTTTTTAGATGAGATAGGGGAGATGCCTATAATGCTCCAAGCAAAGCTCTTGCGAGCAATCCAAGAAAAAGAAGCCACAAGGCTAGGCGGATCGAAGCCCATAAGCTTTGATGTGCGCTTTATCTCCGCGACAAATGCGGATTTAGAGCAAAAAATCGCGCAAAAAGCTTTCCGTGAAGATCTTTTCTACCGCTTGCAGACAATCCCCGTGCAAATCCCCCCGCTAAAAGAGCGGCAAGAAGAGATCCTCCCCATAGCCCAATGGAAGCTTGATCTAGTCCTAGCCCAATACAACCTCCCGCCAAAGACTTTCACCAAAGAAGCCACACAAGCCTTGCTAGAATACGAGTGGCACGGCAATATTAGAGAGCTGCTCTCTGTGGTGGAGCGAGCCGCGATCCTTAGCGATGAGGCAATCACGCCAAAGGATCTTTTCTTAGATTCTCGTAAGGCACGCGATGAGAGAGAGCCTAGCAAGATAGAAGCATTAGAAAAG